A window of Streptomyces gilvosporeus contains these coding sequences:
- a CDS encoding sigma-70 family RNA polymerase sigma factor, producing the protein MPWSSRKRGPRTDPDRSAHRVTGKGTLSTADEELLRTLYAEHAGALFHYVLRLTSGDRQWAEDVVQETMLRAWQHPAAFDPARGPARAWLCTVARHLVIDAHRARQARPAEAGGEVLERAAEQKPGEDDIEQALQSWAIADAVRSLSPDHRAVLLETYFRGRTMVEAAQVLGIPLGTVKSRTHYALHALRLALQERGIAP; encoded by the coding sequence ATGCCCTGGAGTTCCAGAAAACGTGGTCCAAGGACCGATCCGGATCGCTCCGCGCACCGTGTCACTGGTAAAGGGACCCTTTCGACCGCAGACGAGGAACTGCTGCGCACTCTGTACGCGGAGCACGCAGGAGCCCTGTTCCACTACGTGCTGCGACTGACCTCAGGAGATCGGCAATGGGCGGAGGACGTGGTGCAGGAGACGATGCTGCGAGCGTGGCAGCATCCCGCCGCGTTCGACCCCGCACGCGGCCCGGCCCGGGCATGGCTGTGTACGGTCGCCCGGCACCTGGTCATCGACGCCCACCGGGCCCGGCAGGCCAGGCCGGCCGAGGCCGGCGGCGAGGTGCTGGAGCGAGCCGCCGAGCAGAAACCCGGCGAGGACGATATCGAGCAGGCACTTCAGAGCTGGGCGATTGCCGACGCGGTCCGGTCGCTGTCGCCGGACCACCGCGCCGTCCTGCTGGAGACCTACTTCCGTGGCCGGACCATGGTGGAGGCCGCACAGGTGCTGGGCATCCCGCTGGGCACCGTGAAGTCACGTACGCACTACGCCCTGCACGCCCTGCGGCTGGCGCTACAGGAACGGGGGATCGCGCCATGA
- a CDS encoding ATP-binding protein, which produces MFVTDFPSPSSLLGRPGRHQALLTLPAQEAHVSAARHFAADLLETWSVPASERDSAVLIVDELAANAAQYGHEHMTLLLELDDGTLHIVVTDSGTTVEHHRPDIAPDEHGRGTGIVQYLAQSTEVHQTRSGREVRACLRCSP; this is translated from the coding sequence ATGTTTGTGACCGATTTCCCCAGCCCGAGTTCGCTGCTCGGCCGGCCCGGCCGCCACCAGGCGCTGCTCACCCTGCCCGCGCAGGAGGCGCACGTCTCCGCCGCTCGTCACTTCGCGGCCGATCTGCTGGAGACCTGGAGTGTGCCCGCAAGCGAGCGGGACTCCGCCGTTCTCATCGTCGACGAACTCGCCGCCAACGCCGCGCAGTACGGCCACGAGCACATGACCCTGCTGCTCGAACTCGACGACGGCACTCTGCACATTGTGGTCACCGACTCCGGCACGACCGTGGAACACCATCGCCCCGACATCGCCCCCGACGAACACGGCCGCGGCACCGGCATCGTCCAGTACCTCGCCCAGTCGACCGAGGTTCACCAGACACGCAGCGGCCGCGAAGTCCGCGCCTGTCTGAGGTGCTCGCCATGA
- the tatA gene encoding Sec-independent protein translocase subunit TatA, which translates to MFRNALEPWHLLILVAVVVLIFGSKKLPDTARALGKSMRILKSETNAMKDDGASNEPRPEPEPAPGPRTVSGAPGDTATARTAPKDSTTRH; encoded by the coding sequence ATGTTCCGCAACGCGCTGGAGCCCTGGCACCTGCTGATCCTGGTCGCGGTGGTGGTTTTGATCTTCGGCTCGAAGAAACTCCCCGACACGGCCCGGGCGCTGGGTAAGTCCATGCGGATCCTCAAGAGCGAGACCAACGCCATGAAGGACGACGGCGCCTCGAACGAGCCACGCCCCGAGCCCGAGCCTGCACCGGGACCGCGGACGGTCTCGGGCGCTCCCGGAGACACCGCCACCGCCCGCACCGCGCCCAAGGACAGCACGACCAGACACTGA
- a CDS encoding PfaD family polyunsaturated fatty acid/polyketide biosynthesis protein produces the protein MTTVRHDPEGLYEVLSALDRPCCIVSSGGRAGATHHAPAPGSGTTLLAAVGPLAPQRLGSADFRRHHGVRHAYMAGAMAGGIASVELVTALARAGHLASFGSAGLPEDRIDQALGRLETDLGARHLPFACNLIHNPLAPAMEKACVDACLRHRVRCLEASAFVQLTPDLVRYRVSGLRRDPDTGVRAGHRLIAKVSHPQTAELFLRPAPHEIVADLTARGQISAEQAELARIMPMADDITAEADSGGHTDRRPLAVLLPALIRLRDRIAREHPHPNGVLVRIGAAGGIGSPHAMAAAFAMGAAYVVTGSVNQATTEAGTSPGVKRLLAQADLADCTMAPAADMFEQGVQVQVLARGTLFAGNATRLYRLYQAHTGLDDLPPDARHLLQERILRSPLERVVDECTAYLKDRLPDQLPRFERDPKHRMALVFRWYLAMASRWATSGQTERSRDWQIWCGPAMGAFNAWTAGSALAAPEHRQAATVAEHLLRGAAFHSRVSQLRLSGVCLPPSCTEYRLPPPGASPASAVPATRQAPT, from the coding sequence ATGACGACCGTACGGCACGACCCGGAGGGACTGTACGAGGTGCTCTCGGCACTCGACCGTCCCTGCTGCATCGTCAGCAGCGGGGGCCGGGCGGGCGCCACCCACCACGCCCCCGCGCCGGGTTCCGGGACCACCCTGCTCGCCGCCGTAGGCCCGTTGGCTCCCCAACGGCTCGGTTCCGCGGACTTCCGGCGCCACCATGGCGTCCGCCACGCCTACATGGCGGGCGCGATGGCCGGCGGCATCGCCTCCGTCGAGCTGGTCACCGCACTGGCCCGCGCCGGACACCTCGCCTCATTCGGCTCCGCAGGGCTGCCCGAGGACCGCATCGACCAGGCCCTCGGCCGCCTGGAGACCGATCTCGGCGCCCGGCACCTGCCCTTCGCCTGCAATCTCATCCACAACCCCCTTGCCCCCGCGATGGAAAAGGCATGTGTGGACGCGTGCCTGCGCCACCGGGTGCGCTGTCTGGAGGCATCCGCCTTCGTCCAGCTCACCCCGGACCTGGTGCGCTACCGGGTCAGCGGACTGCGCCGCGACCCGGACACCGGGGTCCGGGCCGGGCACCGGCTGATCGCCAAGGTCTCCCACCCGCAGACCGCCGAGCTGTTCCTGCGCCCGGCCCCGCACGAGATCGTCGCCGACCTCACGGCCCGCGGACAGATCTCCGCCGAACAAGCCGAGCTCGCCCGCATCATGCCCATGGCCGACGACATCACGGCCGAGGCGGACTCCGGCGGGCACACCGACCGCCGCCCGCTGGCCGTCCTGCTGCCCGCCCTCATCCGGCTGCGCGACCGGATCGCCCGCGAGCACCCCCACCCGAACGGCGTGCTGGTACGGATCGGCGCGGCCGGCGGCATCGGCAGCCCCCACGCCATGGCGGCCGCCTTCGCGATGGGCGCGGCCTACGTCGTCACCGGATCGGTCAATCAGGCCACCACCGAGGCAGGTACCTCACCCGGCGTGAAACGGCTGCTGGCCCAGGCCGACCTGGCGGACTGCACCATGGCCCCGGCAGCCGACATGTTCGAACAAGGGGTACAGGTACAGGTCCTCGCCCGCGGAACCCTCTTCGCCGGCAACGCCACCCGGCTCTACCGCCTCTACCAGGCGCACACCGGCCTGGACGACCTCCCGCCCGACGCCCGCCATCTCCTCCAGGAGCGCATCCTGCGCAGCCCGTTGGAACGGGTCGTGGACGAGTGCACCGCCTACCTGAAGGACCGTCTGCCCGACCAGCTCCCACGGTTCGAACGGGACCCCAAACACCGGATGGCCCTGGTCTTCCGCTGGTACCTCGCAATGGCCTCCCGCTGGGCCACCTCCGGACAGACCGAACGCTCCCGCGACTGGCAGATCTGGTGCGGTCCGGCAATGGGCGCCTTCAACGCCTGGACCGCGGGCAGCGCACTGGCCGCCCCGGAACACCGCCAGGCCGCCACCGTCGCCGAACACCTCCTCCGCGGCGCCGCCTTCCACAGCCGAGTCAGCCAGCTACGCCTGTCCGGCGTATGCCTTCCGCCCTCCTGCACCGAATACCGACTGCCACCGCCCGGCGCCTCCCCTGCCTCCGCGGTCCCCGCCACCCGGCAAGCCCCCACCTGA
- a CDS encoding helix-turn-helix domain-containing protein: MPGRRLTRADRQQIAAGLAQRLSYADIARRLNRPASTVGREVARNGGPARYRAELAQLATTHRAQRRPQPPAPVQRTIEHLGPDPDATAAFVTDLTTALVETGLPRTAARVMACLFASESGSRTAIEMAQHLQVSAATISHAVRLLEGQDLIRRGRDDRGRRHRYFLDDKAGLRTVAASVAANQRFAATALRGAELFGAETAAGSRLALAGRFLERLGDDLIRSAEKHWRDMVGDRSDEYTLTSHAE; the protein is encoded by the coding sequence ATGCCAGGACGCAGGCTGACCAGAGCCGACCGGCAACAGATCGCCGCGGGGTTGGCGCAGCGCCTGAGTTACGCCGATATCGCCAGACGGCTGAACCGTCCCGCCTCGACGGTGGGCCGCGAGGTCGCGCGCAACGGCGGGCCTGCCCGATACCGCGCGGAACTGGCACAGCTCGCGACCACCCACCGAGCCCAGCGCCGGCCGCAGCCCCCCGCCCCGGTGCAGCGGACCATCGAGCACCTCGGCCCCGACCCCGACGCAACGGCCGCGTTCGTCACCGACCTCACCACAGCACTTGTCGAAACCGGCCTGCCGCGCACTGCCGCCCGCGTGATGGCCTGCCTGTTCGCCTCCGAGAGTGGCAGTCGCACCGCCATCGAGATGGCGCAGCACCTGCAAGTCAGCGCGGCGACCATCTCGCACGCGGTCCGCCTGCTGGAAGGGCAGGATCTGATCCGCCGCGGTCGCGATGACCGTGGCCGCCGCCACCGGTATTTCCTCGACGACAAGGCGGGCTTGCGGACCGTCGCGGCCAGCGTCGCCGCCAATCAGCGGTTCGCCGCCACCGCGTTGCGCGGCGCCGAACTCTTCGGAGCTGAGACCGCCGCAGGATCCCGGCTCGCCCTGGCAGGCCGATTCCTCGAACGCCTCGGTGACGACCTCATCCGCTCCGCTGAAAAGCACTGGCGTGACATGGTTGGTGACAGGAGCGACGAATACACACTGACGAGCCACGCGGAGTAG
- a CDS encoding macrolide family glycosyltransferase, whose protein sequence is MADGHYWLRQQDSFPEELEAGSLWNSYDWLRMCVTSYGSWAYAEITGDRRGAEGWRSRLGRICDMSKHLLFVALFGHGHVNPTLPLVEELVRRGHRVDYATSAEHADAVTKAGAHWVELQCSPELLTAPPREFGPEEIAAWMRRLFAEMSGSVYPAVRDYCAAESPDVICYDGFNWPGRVVAEQLGLPAVRCIPNFASNEEFSLFDAIKKGHGDENPILSQLAATCAEFSAEHGVALAPENVLDATEDLNLVFIPRQFQPAGDTFDERFQFIGPSVGNREHAEPWSPADPEAPVLFISLGTVFNDRPEFYRTCIDAFGDGHYQVAMTVGGLDPAELGEIPPTIDVRSHFPQLAVLQHADAFVSHTGMNSTMEALYYGVGLVAVPQMPEQAANAGRVQELGLGERLDPDTVTAESLRATVDRIVADDTVRANLDRMRKVVRESGGAVRGAELIEEYLR, encoded by the coding sequence ATGGCCGACGGTCACTACTGGTTACGACAGCAGGACTCGTTTCCGGAGGAGTTGGAAGCCGGCTCGCTGTGGAACTCGTACGACTGGCTCCGCATGTGCGTTACCAGCTACGGGAGTTGGGCTTACGCCGAGATCACTGGCGATCGCAGGGGGGCCGAGGGGTGGAGATCACGGTTGGGTAGGATCTGTGACATGTCCAAACACTTGCTATTCGTAGCCCTTTTCGGACACGGGCACGTCAATCCCACACTGCCGTTGGTCGAGGAACTCGTGCGGCGGGGACACCGGGTCGACTACGCCACCAGCGCGGAGCACGCCGACGCGGTCACCAAGGCCGGCGCACACTGGGTGGAGCTGCAGTGTTCACCCGAGTTGCTCACCGCCCCGCCGCGGGAGTTCGGCCCGGAGGAAATCGCCGCCTGGATGCGTCGTCTGTTCGCGGAAATGAGCGGTTCGGTGTATCCGGCGGTGCGCGACTACTGTGCCGCCGAGTCGCCGGACGTGATTTGTTACGACGGCTTCAACTGGCCGGGCCGGGTCGTCGCCGAGCAACTGGGCCTTCCCGCCGTACGGTGCATTCCCAACTTCGCCTCGAACGAAGAGTTTTCGCTCTTCGACGCCATCAAGAAGGGGCACGGCGACGAGAACCCCATCCTGTCCCAACTCGCCGCCACCTGTGCGGAATTCTCCGCCGAACACGGTGTCGCGCTCGCCCCGGAGAACGTACTGGACGCCACCGAAGATCTGAACCTTGTGTTCATACCCAGGCAGTTCCAGCCGGCCGGTGACACCTTCGATGAACGGTTCCAGTTCATAGGCCCCTCGGTGGGCAACCGGGAGCACGCCGAACCGTGGTCGCCGGCCGATCCCGAGGCTCCCGTACTGTTCATCTCGCTCGGAACGGTCTTCAACGACCGGCCCGAGTTCTACCGCACCTGCATCGATGCCTTCGGCGATGGTCACTATCAAGTGGCCATGACCGTAGGCGGCCTGGACCCGGCCGAGCTCGGAGAAATTCCGCCGACCATCGACGTCCGGTCGCATTTCCCGCAGTTGGCCGTGCTCCAGCATGCCGACGCCTTCGTCTCCCACACCGGAATGAACTCCACGATGGAGGCCCTGTATTACGGGGTGGGACTGGTCGCCGTTCCGCAAATGCCCGAGCAGGCGGCCAATGCCGGGCGGGTGCAGGAACTGGGACTCGGAGAGCGGCTGGACCCCGACACGGTGACTGCCGAGTCGTTGCGTGCCACGGTCGACCGCATCGTGGCCGACGACACGGTGCGCGCCAATCTCGACCGGATGCGCAAGGTCGTCAGGGAGAGCGGCGGAGCGGTCCGCGGCGCGGAACTGATCGAGGAGTATCTCCGCTGA
- a CDS encoding metallophosphoesterase family protein gives MTNYYDSDDGASAGDAGRPDTEHGMNRRQLLRHAGWFGGAVVLTVAGGEVISHIADSRDTNAAAAAGDGAAGSGALRFVQVSDSHIGFRGPANLDVVGSFTEAINQVNSLGFRPDFVMHSGDLTHLSTAGQFDQVKQLMTAMKTDRIFTVPGEHDSIGDAGRAYRRTFGMGTLGDGWYSFDTHGVHFIALVNTLSLEKLGHLGNEQIDFVRRDIAGLSSDTPIVVFSHIPLFAMYPQWGWSTDDALKVIALLRRFSSVTCLNGHVHQLFTKTDGNITFHSATTTAYPLPKPGRGPAPTPQVVPARQLKSALGIRSVGYRQGDRELAIKDQRLA, from the coding sequence ATGACGAACTACTACGACAGTGACGACGGGGCATCGGCCGGAGACGCCGGTCGGCCCGATACCGAACACGGCATGAATCGGCGTCAACTCCTCCGGCATGCAGGGTGGTTCGGGGGCGCGGTGGTGCTGACCGTGGCCGGTGGAGAAGTGATCAGCCACATAGCGGACTCCCGGGACACCAACGCCGCGGCCGCCGCCGGAGACGGTGCGGCTGGAAGCGGCGCGCTGCGGTTCGTGCAGGTCTCCGACAGCCATATCGGATTCCGGGGCCCGGCGAACCTGGACGTGGTCGGCTCGTTCACCGAAGCGATCAACCAGGTCAACTCCCTCGGATTCAGGCCGGACTTCGTCATGCACAGCGGCGACCTGACCCATCTGTCCACGGCCGGACAGTTCGACCAGGTCAAGCAGCTGATGACCGCAATGAAGACGGACCGCATCTTCACCGTGCCGGGCGAGCACGACTCCATCGGCGATGCAGGCCGCGCCTACCGGCGGACCTTCGGCATGGGCACGCTCGGCGACGGCTGGTACAGCTTCGACACCCACGGCGTACACTTCATCGCCCTGGTCAACACCCTGAGCCTGGAGAAGCTCGGCCACCTCGGCAACGAACAGATCGACTTCGTTCGCAGGGACATCGCCGGACTGTCGTCGGACACCCCCATCGTGGTCTTCAGCCACATCCCGCTGTTCGCCATGTACCCGCAGTGGGGCTGGAGCACCGACGACGCCCTCAAGGTCATCGCCCTCCTGCGCCGCTTCTCCTCCGTCACCTGCCTCAACGGGCACGTCCACCAGCTGTTCACCAAGACAGACGGCAACATCACCTTCCACTCCGCCACCACCACCGCCTACCCTCTGCCCAAACCGGGCCGCGGCCCCGCCCCCACCCCGCAGGTCGTCCCTGCCCGGCAGCTCAAATCCGCACTCGGCATCCGCAGCGTCGGCTACCGCCAAGGCGACCGCGAACTGGCCATCAAGGACCAGAGGCTGGCTTGA
- a CDS encoding anti-sigma factor — MSAEHDSLRLALGGYVLSTLPSAEMERVRVHLAECAECRAEHAQLAGLPALLATVTEAEAAGRTVPTADGDLADRLVARAAEGAQGSVHERPAAPAASQVPEGGVLERLLQQAASRRRRTWRLQLAGAAASLTFIAAAAGGTWLATVGSVGSQATPPGPTAPAAWRTFAGSDPATGVTASVKVSPSAWGSVVQVSAKGAPAGITCHLQAIGPGGARTDVATWRAGKYPPGTTIQGAVAMSPGAIEHFEIHAGNGQKLVTIRA, encoded by the coding sequence ATGAGTGCGGAGCACGACTCCCTCCGGCTGGCGCTGGGAGGATACGTCCTGAGCACGCTGCCCTCGGCGGAAATGGAACGGGTACGCGTCCACCTCGCGGAGTGCGCCGAATGTCGGGCCGAACACGCCCAGCTGGCGGGATTGCCCGCGCTGCTGGCGACGGTGACCGAAGCCGAAGCCGCAGGCCGGACGGTGCCGACGGCCGATGGGGACCTGGCCGACCGGCTGGTGGCACGGGCAGCCGAAGGCGCGCAGGGCTCCGTGCACGAACGGCCCGCCGCGCCCGCGGCGTCGCAGGTGCCGGAGGGGGGTGTGCTGGAGAGGCTGCTCCAGCAGGCCGCTTCCCGGCGCCGCAGGACCTGGCGTCTGCAACTGGCCGGCGCTGCCGCCTCGCTGACGTTCATCGCGGCGGCGGCCGGCGGCACTTGGCTGGCGACTGTCGGATCCGTGGGCAGTCAGGCGACGCCGCCTGGGCCCACCGCGCCGGCCGCCTGGCGCACCTTCGCCGGAAGCGATCCCGCCACCGGCGTCACCGCCTCGGTGAAGGTCTCGCCCTCTGCCTGGGGCAGTGTCGTACAGGTCTCCGCCAAGGGGGCACCCGCCGGAATCACCTGCCATCTACAGGCGATCGGGCCCGGCGGAGCCAGGACGGACGTCGCTACCTGGCGGGCAGGCAAGTACCCTCCCGGCACCACGATCCAAGGAGCGGTTGCCATGTCCCCGGGAGCCATCGAGCACTTCGAGATCCACGCGGGCAACGGTCAGAAGCTGGTCACCATCCGGGCGTGA
- the tatC gene encoding twin-arginine translocase subunit TatC — MSQSARNKQQDPEGRMPLAEHLRELRNRLAKAVLAILVVTIAAAFSYKGIVNFLTRPVLDSVGCPTSFADLAKQTADTACARITISGLLAPFTLALKVSLMAGVVLASPVWLYQLWAFVAPGLHKHERKYAYAFAGAGVPLFFGGAFFAYKVLPKTAKVLISFTPRGVDNLLPLDDLLDLVTRMVVVFGLSFEMPLLLVMLNLTGVLSGRRMLSWWRGMIMGITVFSAVATPSTDPLTMLAMAAPIWAFYFAAVAFSLLHDRRKARRAAAGPGDDEISDLDLTPQDIGEVESASAGRALPAQPYADDDRADGEAT, encoded by the coding sequence GTGTCCCAGTCGGCCCGCAACAAGCAGCAGGATCCCGAGGGGCGGATGCCGCTCGCGGAGCATCTTCGTGAGCTCCGCAACCGGCTCGCCAAGGCCGTCCTTGCCATCCTGGTCGTCACGATCGCCGCGGCCTTCTCCTACAAGGGCATCGTCAACTTCCTCACCAGGCCGGTGCTGGACTCGGTCGGCTGCCCGACGTCCTTCGCCGATCTGGCCAAGCAGACCGCGGACACCGCCTGCGCGCGGATCACGATCAGCGGCCTGCTCGCGCCCTTCACCCTGGCGCTGAAGGTGTCCCTGATGGCCGGCGTCGTGCTGGCCTCGCCGGTATGGCTGTACCAGCTGTGGGCGTTCGTCGCCCCCGGCCTGCACAAGCACGAGCGGAAATACGCCTACGCGTTCGCCGGCGCGGGCGTCCCGCTGTTCTTCGGCGGCGCCTTCTTCGCCTACAAGGTGCTGCCCAAGACCGCGAAGGTACTGATCAGCTTCACCCCGCGCGGGGTGGACAACCTGCTGCCGTTGGACGATCTGCTCGATCTCGTCACCCGCATGGTGGTCGTCTTCGGCCTGTCCTTCGAGATGCCGCTGCTGCTGGTGATGCTGAACCTCACCGGAGTGCTGTCCGGCCGGCGGATGCTCAGCTGGTGGCGCGGCATGATCATGGGGATCACGGTCTTTTCGGCTGTGGCGACGCCGAGCACCGACCCGCTGACCATGCTGGCGATGGCCGCGCCGATCTGGGCGTTCTACTTCGCCGCCGTTGCCTTTTCGCTTCTCCACGACCGGCGCAAGGCCCGAAGAGCGGCAGCGGGACCCGGCGACGACGAGATCTCCGACCTCGACCTCACACCGCAGGACATAGGCGAAGTGGAATCCGCGTCCGCCGGCCGGGCCCTGCCCGCGCAGCCGTACGCCGACGACGACCGCGCCGACGGTGAGGCGACGTGA
- a CDS encoding GNAT family N-acetyltransferase → MADGVVLDGVLTRLIPTTEDDVDLLAQWFASPDFVEHWGGVPISRDEVAEKYVGRRRPRVESFLVLAQGTPVGYAQYWHAGVAEGGIDMVLAPEARGRALGPDAARALLAHLGGNLGWRRVTVDPVRGNVRAVRAWEKAGFRQVSSEAENLLMEFTFSEGRQG, encoded by the coding sequence ATGGCCGATGGAGTAGTTCTCGACGGAGTGCTGACCCGTCTCATCCCGACGACCGAAGATGATGTGGACCTGCTGGCCCAATGGTTCGCTTCCCCAGACTTCGTCGAGCACTGGGGTGGCGTACCGATATCGCGTGACGAGGTGGCCGAGAAGTACGTCGGGCGGCGTCGGCCGCGTGTGGAGTCTTTCCTTGTACTGGCACAGGGCACACCGGTGGGCTACGCGCAGTACTGGCACGCTGGCGTGGCTGAAGGCGGCATCGACATGGTGTTGGCACCGGAGGCGCGGGGCCGGGCCTTGGGGCCGGATGCCGCTCGCGCGCTCCTTGCGCACTTGGGCGGGAATCTTGGATGGCGGCGCGTGACAGTCGATCCCGTGAGAGGGAACGTGCGGGCAGTGCGCGCCTGGGAGAAGGCCGGCTTCCGGCAGGTGTCGAGCGAAGCAGAGAACCTCCTCATGGAGTTCACCTTTTCCGAGGGCCGCCAGGGCTGA
- a CDS encoding plastocyanin/azurin family copper-binding protein, giving the protein MSPSGTGAPAAPVARNAVAIKNFAFTPATLKVKVGTTVTWTNQDGDSHTVTSAGAGGPLHSAAMATHDTYSYTFTKPGTYAYLCTIHPFMTATVEVT; this is encoded by the coding sequence ATGAGTCCCTCGGGCACGGGCGCGCCGGCCGCACCGGTGGCCAGGAACGCCGTGGCGATCAAGAACTTCGCCTTCACTCCGGCCACGCTGAAGGTCAAAGTGGGCACGACGGTGACCTGGACCAATCAGGACGGCGACTCCCACACCGTCACCAGCGCCGGAGCGGGCGGTCCGTTGCACTCGGCCGCCATGGCCACCCACGACACCTACAGCTACACGTTCACCAAGCCCGGCACCTATGCCTACCTCTGCACCATCCATCCGTTCATGACCGCCACCGTGGAGGTGACCTGA
- a CDS encoding DUF1266 domain-containing protein, with protein MSGWILASSLLKMAFGPSAKRRYPAVLTPHQRWMVSLDAILTERMWGHGHLMLYPLKRINPSNCKVSLAQSWDITSPESLQAALHRLAAEGHRMQMAPVLGHPPVAWDFGRYVSVVRSGFGAGYVDEAGAWQLLARAAAPVAQTYGSWRAFADDFVAGRQIWMQNVGREWAGSQEDTIQAVQRLLDPANPNSPWNQVPWETIYQPDQVSPQPR; from the coding sequence ATGAGTGGTTGGATACTTGCCTCGTCCCTGCTGAAGATGGCGTTCGGGCCGTCGGCGAAGAGGCGTTACCCCGCCGTGCTGACGCCGCACCAACGGTGGATGGTTTCGCTCGATGCGATTCTGACGGAGCGCATGTGGGGTCACGGCCACTTGATGCTGTACCCGCTGAAGCGGATCAACCCCAGTAACTGCAAGGTGAGCCTGGCGCAGAGCTGGGATATCACCTCGCCGGAAAGCCTGCAGGCGGCATTGCACCGGCTGGCTGCTGAGGGGCACCGGATGCAGATGGCACCGGTACTCGGGCACCCGCCGGTGGCCTGGGACTTCGGCCGCTACGTTTCGGTCGTCAGGTCGGGCTTCGGCGCCGGATACGTGGACGAGGCCGGCGCCTGGCAGCTGTTGGCGCGTGCGGCGGCGCCTGTGGCGCAGACGTACGGGTCCTGGCGAGCATTCGCCGACGACTTCGTAGCCGGACGCCAGATCTGGATGCAGAACGTCGGCCGTGAGTGGGCCGGGTCGCAGGAGGACACCATCCAGGCGGTGCAGCGCCTGCTGGACCCCGCAAACCCCAACAGCCCCTGGAATCAAGTGCCGTGGGAGACCATCTACCAGCCCGATCAGGTGTCACCGCAGCCTCGGTGA